A genome region from Panicum virgatum strain AP13 chromosome 4K, P.virgatum_v5, whole genome shotgun sequence includes the following:
- the LOC120703943 gene encoding uncharacterized protein LOC120703943 has product MAPPGSRRWAYVRVMAGTILGGALGFYVMHRVETSYKARMEERLRRYEAHMLAKAREAQQLQDEAQREDKARLLPDS; this is encoded by the exons ATGGCGCCGCCGGGGTCGCGGCGGTGGGCGTACGTGCGCGTGATGGCCGGCACCATCCTCGGCGGCGCGCTCGGGTTCTACGTCATGCACCGCGTCGAGACCTCCTACAAG GCGCggatggaggagaggctgcGGCGGTACGAGGCGCACATGCTCGCCAAGGCCAGGGAGGCGCAGCAGCTGCAGGACGAGGCGCAGCGGGAGGACAAGGCCCGGCTCCTGCCCGACTCGTGA